Part of the Bryobacteraceae bacterium genome is shown below.
CCCGCACAACCAAATTCGCCAGCGCATCGGCGGCCACTCCAGCCAAGTCCGCCGCGGTGGGCCGGCGACCCGTCCCAACCGATCCGATAAACTAACTGGGCATGATCCTCCTGCTCGCCGCCATCACCACCGCCGGCGACCTTTCCGGCATGGTGGACGCCTACCTCACGAAAATCGCCGAATCCCATTGGGCCGCCCGCAAGGCTGAGATCGCCGCGCTCCGCACCCCCGCTCAGATCGCGGCCCGCCAGCAGCGCGTCCGCGATGCGATGCTCCGCTCCATCGGCGGCTGGCCCGCACGCACCCCGCTCCTCCCGAAAGTCACCGGCACGCTCCATCGCCAAGGCTATCGAATCGAAAAGCTCACCTACGAATCCCTGCCCGGTTTCCGCGTGACGGCCAACTTCTACATCCCCAACGGCGCCGGACCGTTCCCCGCCGTCCTCGGCGTCGCCGGTCACAGCAACGAAGGCAAGGCCGCCGAGATCTACCAGCGCGGCTGGATCGGCATGGTGCGACGCGGCATCGCCGTCCTCGCCTACGACCCTCCTGGCCAAGGCGAACGCAGCGAATACTGGGACGCCAACGCCAACAGATCCCGCGTCGGCATCGGGACCCGCGAACACACCATGGCCGGCCTCCAGTGCATGCTCACCGGTACGAGCATCGCTCGCTACGAGATCTGGGACGGCGTTCGCGGGCTCGACTATTTGCTGACGCGCCCGGAAATCGATCCAGTCCGAATCGCGGTAGCCGGCAACTCGGGCGGCGGCACGCAGTCGGCCTATCTGAGCGCGCTCGAACCGCGGCTGGCCGCCGCTGCGCCGTCGTGCTACATCACCTCGTGGGAGAAGCTGTGGTTCAAACCCGGTCCGCAGGACGCCGAGCAGAACTTCTGGGGCTTCATTCGCGACGGCCTCGATTTCCCCGATTTCCTCACCGCCTACGCGCCGCGTCCTGTGAAGATGCTCACCGCGATTCAGGACTTCTTCCCCATCGACGGCGCGCGCGCCTCCTACGCGGAAGCCTCGGCGATCTTCGCAAAGCTCGACGCGCGTGAGAAGGTCGGTTTCTTCGAATACGACGATACACACGGCTGGTCCAAACCCCGCCGCGAGGAGACCTACCGCTGGTTCGAGAAATGGCTGCTCGGCCGCGAGGGAGACGGCAAAGAAGCGGAGTCCACCGCCGAAAAGCCCGAAACGCTAAACGTCACCGCAACCGGGCAGCTCGCCACCTCCGGCGGCAGTGAAACCGTGGCATCGCTGAATCGCAAGCGCGCCGAGGAGATGTATCCCAACCGCGCCGCCGCGCGTCGGGGAGCCGATATCGCCGCGCTTGTCCGCAAGCGGCTTGTTTTCGAAACGCCCGGCGCGGTGTCGGCGAAGAAGATCGGCGACGCGCCCGGCGGCGGCGAGCAGTTGCTCATCGCTACCGAACCTGGCATCACCGTGGAAGCCGTGCTCTACCAGCGCCCTGGCGCCAAGCGGACTTTGCTTGTACTCGATCCGCAAACCAAGGCTCCCGCGCCTGAGGGCGACAGTAACGTCTGCTACCTCATGGTGCGGGGTTGGGGCGCCAGCGCGCCGCCGAAGACCACCAGCAGCGGCTACGGCGCCTCCTACCAGACCTTCATGCGCGCCTACCTGCTTGGCAGAACAATGGCCGGCATGCAATCCACCGACGTGATGGCTGCGATCCGCTACCTCGAGTCGCGGGGATTCAGATCGATTTCGATTCACGGCGAGGGCTCCGGAGAGGCGCTGGCGCTCTATGCGGGTCTGCTCAATCCGAACATCGTTTCCGTCCACCGTGCTGGCCGCATCCCCACGTTCCTCGAGATCGCGCGCATGCCGGACCACAACGGGCTTCTCGAATTGATCGTCCCCGGCGTTCTCGCGGACTTCGACCTCTCGGACCTCGAAAAGGCGCTTGGCTCCCGCTATGCGCGCTAGCGCCGCCTCCCTCCTGCTGGTGGCGGCCGCCGCCGCGCAGACCCTTCCCGGCACCCGGCCGCTCATCCGCACCGGCGACCTCGCGATGGACATGGTTGCCTCGATCGACCGCTACCTCGACTCGCGCCTCGCCGCCTCAGCCACCCGCCGCCCGCCTGCGGACCCCGCCTCCCGCGACCGCCTCCGTCATCTGCTCGGCGTCGTCGACCCTCGTCCCCCGTTCGATTCGCCCGTGCTTGTCGCGGCCAGTGGCCGAGCCCAGCACATCCGCTGGCCCGCGCTCGACGGCGTCGAAGGCGAGGGCGTCCTGCTTCGGCCGGCGGGCGCGCCGAAAGCTCACGTCATCGTCCTGCCTGACGCCGGCGGCGATCCCCAGCCCGAATACGCCTGGCGCCTCGCGGCCAACGGTGCGTTGGTGCTGATCCCCTACCTCATCGATCGCGCCGACACCTGGTCCGTGAACCCGGCCATCGGCCGCGCCACCAATCAGCCGCATCGTGAGTTCATCCATCGCATGGCCTACGAGATGGGCCGCCACCTCGCCGGCTACGAAGTCCAGAAGGTGCTCGCCGCCGTCGACTGGTTCACCCGCCTCGACGCTTCGAAGCCCATCGGCGTCTTCGGCTACGGCGAAGGAGGGCTCGTCGGGCTGATGAGCGCCGCGCTCGACCAACGAATCAAGGCCGCCGTCGTCAGCGGCTACTTCAACAAGCGCGAGGACGTCGTGTGGAGTGAGCCGATCTACCGCAACGTATGGTCCCAACTCGAAACCTGGGGCGACGCCGAATTGGCGATGCTCGCCAAGGCGGGTGGCCGCACTGTGATCGTCGAAGCCTCGCCGCATCCGCGGGTCGATGGTCCTCCGCCCGAGCGCGACAGCCGGCGCGGAGCCGCGCCGGGCCGTATCGTTACGCCTGCCATCGCAACGGTTCGCGCCGAAGCGAAGAAGGCGAACGTCCCGATCGTCGAAGGCGGTCCAGGATCGCCGGCCGCCCTCCGCGGACTCCTCGAATCGCTCGGTGCGCCGCCCGGTGACCTTGCGTCCGCCACTGCGTCCCGGTTCGCCCCCTCAATCGATACCCACCGCCAGTTTCGCCAACTCGTCGACTTCACGCAGCGGCTCATGCGCGAGTTCGATCCCCACCGTGCCGCCTTCGTCTCCGGGAAGTCCGCGGATCAACTCCGCCAGTACTTCTGGGAGGAATCGCAAGGCCGCATGCCCCCCGCGGCGGAGCCGCTCTCCGCCGCCCAGTCCCGCCTTTGGACCGAAACCCCCAAGTGGCGCGCCTGGCAGGTGGTGATTCCGGTCTGGGGCGAAGTCTACGCATACGGGCTCCTGCTGGTCCCCAGGAACCTTCGCGGCGGCGAACGCCGCCCCGTCGTCGTCACGCAGCACGGTTTGGAGGGCCGCCCCGAGCACCTCGTGAAACCAGAGGATGACCGCACGCGCCAGGTCTACAAACAATTCGCCGCCGAACTCGCCGACCAGGGCTACATCGTCTTCGCGCCACAGAATCCCTATATCGGGCAGGATGCGTTTCGCGTGCTGATGCGCAAGGGCAATCCGGTGAAGCTGTCTCTGTTCTCGTTCATCATCGGCCAGCACGACCGCATTCTGGACTGGCTCGAGACGCTGCCCTGGGTCGATCCGAAGCGGATCGGATTCTACGGTCTCTCCTACGGCGGCAAGACGGCGATCCGTGTCCCGGCCGTCGTCACCCGTTATGCGCTCTCGATCTGCTCCGGCGACTTCAACCAGTGGATCTGGAAGGTGGCAAGCGAAGACGCGCCATTCGGCTACATGTACACCGTCGAGTACGACATGCTCGAGTTCGACCTCGGCCCGACGTTCAACTACGCGGAGATGGCCAACCAACTCATCGCTCCGCGGCCTTTCATGGTGGAGCGCGGCCATCGCGACGGCGTCGGGATCGACGAATGGGTCTCCCATGAATACGCCAAGGTCCGGCGCCACTACGTCAAGGCGGGCATCGGCGACCGTACCGCGATTGAATTCTTCGACGGTCCGCACCAGATCCACGGCGTCGGAACTTACGAGTTCCTCCGCCGCTGGCTTGGGCCTATCCGTTAGCGAACCGCGATCGTCGTCCGGATCTGCGCCGGGTTCTGTGGGTTGTTACTCGGGATGTCGTTGAACACAACCACCACGAGCACCGCGTTGCTGGGCGCGGTTGTGAGCGGCACGCGGACGTTCATCTGCCACACTCCCACCAGTCCTGGCGCCAGCCCCGAGTAGAGAATATCGGACGGATCCACGAACTGCGCTCCGATGATTATGCGCGGCAGTCCGTTGGTCGACACCGCGCCCGAAGGCGGTTCGCCGTCCGGCGGCGCTCCCTGCACTGGCCCCGGACCGGTCCCGAACAGCGTGATCACCTTGCCCCGCTCGATCGCTACAGCGCCGTTCGACGTTCCGTTGATCGAGCCGTCTTCGTTGATCGCCGCCACCTGTCCGGTTCCCGTCGCGTTGGAGGTGAACAGCCCCGGCGATGCAATATCCATGCGGATCGTGCTCGACGCAACAACCCGGCCCGTCGATGGCTGTTGCACCAGTACCTCCACGTTGCCGCTCGACGGCGTATCCTTCGGCACCAGGAAATTGATCTGGAACGGCGACACGAAGTAGATGGGCGAAGGCGTCTGATTCACCAGCACCTGCAAATCCTCGATCGTCGTAGGAATCGGAATCGGGTTCGGTAGCTCATTGAATACGCGCGTCACTTCGGTGAACGAGTAGTTGAACTGACGGCTCTGCATCGTGGCGACCATGCCCGGTGTCACGCGCGGCAGATAATTCGCGCCGTTCACCACGCTCAGCGTAGGGTAGTGGATGGCGATCCGGTTGAGCGCATCGGCGACGTACAGATTCGAAAACCGGTCGAGCGTGAGCGCCAGCGGACCTCCGGAAGGCACCGAATAGTCCGAAGCGTCGCCGGCGATCGTCAAGTCGTCGAACCGGCGGTAACGCAGGGCCTGGTTGGCGTTGCGGTTGGCCACCCAGATCTCGCCGGTCACCTTGCTTACGAAGACGGCCACCGGGGTTCGGACGCCGCGCTGCAGGCTGAAGGCGGCCGTCGGATCGGTTCCCGCAACCGGCGCCCGGCTGAAGATCTGGATCCGGTTGTTCGCCGAGTCGGCCACGTAGAGCCGGTCGTCGGTATCGGTGGAGATGTGCGCCGGCCCGTTGAACCGGTTTCCGGTGGTTCCCGCGGCCGACGAGTTGAAGTCGGGCTGCCCAAACACGCGGTCCGCCGCCATGCCGCTCGTGAAGGGTGGGGTGAACAGCAGCACGCGGTGGTGCGCGTTGTCGGAAACAAGAAGGCTGCCTTCCACGCTAAAGGCCAAGCCGTACGGGGCGGACATCGTGCGCGAAGAGGCATCGGTCTGCCGCGCCGTGAAGCTTGCCTGCCCGATCACGAGGTCGGCGCGCCGTGGGGTTTCGGTTTGCCCGAACGGATCCGGGAAGCGCATCACGCGCCCGTTGCCGGTATCGGCTACCCATAGATTGCCGTCGGCATCCACCGCTACGCCCACCGGAAGCGAAAGGCCGATGTTGCTCGGCGTCGTCGGTTCACCGGAAGGGAAGTTGATGATCGCGCGGTAAAAGTCCGGCTGTCCGATCACGATGTCGGCCGCGTCGCCCCCGCGCGCGCGAAGTGCGTTGGCAAAGCCCAGCACGCGATGGTTTAGCGTATCGGCCACGTACATGCGCGGCGGATTCACCCGGTTGTCGAACACCACTCCGCCCGCCTGAATGCTTCCGCCGTTGAACTGGAACTCGCGGCCTTCGATCAGATTCGGCGAATCGAACTCGAAGCCGATCTGGCCGAGCACGCGCCTGGCGCCGTAGACGCCGCCCCGGGCCACAGGCGGGCCCGTCGAGATGTCGCCCATCACGATCACGCGGTTGTTGTTCGTGTCGGCGATGTAAACCTCTCCGCCGGCGAATACCGCATGCAGCGGCGAATTCACGGTAGAGTCCGAAGGCTCGGCGAGGCCGCGGTTAGGGAGCAACTGCGTCTGCTGAAAGGCGTCCTGTCCGATGACGGCTTTCGCCGTCGGGGAGAACTGCGTCCCCTCGGCCGGCCACTGGTCGAACGGATCGTAGCGCAGGATGCGATTGGCCGGAGTGTCGATCACGAACGGCGTGTTGCCGATTGCGAAAACGCCCTGCGGCGGCGCGAGACGGTTGCCCGTCGTCACCACGCCCAACGAGTTCTCATTGATCGGCGGCGGCGGGGTCTGGCCCTGCGCGACCGCCGGCTGGATTCCCATGAGGCGAGTGGCGTCCATCCCGCTGACGAACGGCGGAGTGTAGACCAGCACGCGGTTCAGGGCGTCGCAGACGAACAGCCGTCCGGCCTGGTCGAAGGCGATGCCCGCCGGTGCGTTCATCCGGGTCTTGTTCGTCCGGTTGGCCGCCGTGTTCGTGGCCGCGATGGTCGCGCTGGTGAGGAAATCCGGCTGGCCCAACACCAGCGACGCGGCCGGGCCGTTGGCGGCGCCCGGCCCGAGCGCGCTCGAAGGATAACGCAGCACGCGATTGTTGCCGGCGTCGCTCACCCACAAATTCCCGCTGCCATCGAAGGCGATCGCCGACACGAAAATCGTCGTGTTCCGCGAGAGCAGAAGCGAACGCTCGTTCAGC
Proteins encoded:
- a CDS encoding dienelactone hydrolase family protein codes for the protein MRASAASLLLVAAAAAQTLPGTRPLIRTGDLAMDMVASIDRYLDSRLAASATRRPPADPASRDRLRHLLGVVDPRPPFDSPVLVAASGRAQHIRWPALDGVEGEGVLLRPAGAPKAHVIVLPDAGGDPQPEYAWRLAANGALVLIPYLIDRADTWSVNPAIGRATNQPHREFIHRMAYEMGRHLAGYEVQKVLAAVDWFTRLDASKPIGVFGYGEGGLVGLMSAALDQRIKAAVVSGYFNKREDVVWSEPIYRNVWSQLETWGDAELAMLAKAGGRTVIVEASPHPRVDGPPPERDSRRGAAPGRIVTPAIATVRAEAKKANVPIVEGGPGSPAALRGLLESLGAPPGDLASATASRFAPSIDTHRQFRQLVDFTQRLMREFDPHRAAFVSGKSADQLRQYFWEESQGRMPPAAEPLSAAQSRLWTETPKWRAWQVVIPVWGEVYAYGLLLVPRNLRGGERRPVVVTQHGLEGRPEHLVKPEDDRTRQVYKQFAAELADQGYIVFAPQNPYIGQDAFRVLMRKGNPVKLSLFSFIIGQHDRILDWLETLPWVDPKRIGFYGLSYGGKTAIRVPAVVTRYALSICSGDFNQWIWKVASEDAPFGYMYTVEYDMLEFDLGPTFNYAEMANQLIAPRPFMVERGHRDGVGIDEWVSHEYAKVRRHYVKAGIGDRTAIEFFDGPHQIHGVGTYEFLRRWLGPIR
- a CDS encoding acetylxylan esterase yields the protein MILLLAAITTAGDLSGMVDAYLTKIAESHWAARKAEIAALRTPAQIAARQQRVRDAMLRSIGGWPARTPLLPKVTGTLHRQGYRIEKLTYESLPGFRVTANFYIPNGAGPFPAVLGVAGHSNEGKAAEIYQRGWIGMVRRGIAVLAYDPPGQGERSEYWDANANRSRVGIGTREHTMAGLQCMLTGTSIARYEIWDGVRGLDYLLTRPEIDPVRIAVAGNSGGGTQSAYLSALEPRLAAAAPSCYITSWEKLWFKPGPQDAEQNFWGFIRDGLDFPDFLTAYAPRPVKMLTAIQDFFPIDGARASYAEASAIFAKLDAREKVGFFEYDDTHGWSKPRREETYRWFEKWLLGREGDGKEAESTAEKPETLNVTATGQLATSGGSETVASLNRKRAEEMYPNRAAARRGADIAALVRKRLVFETPGAVSAKKIGDAPGGGEQLLIATEPGITVEAVLYQRPGAKRTLLVLDPQTKAPAPEGDSNVCYLMVRGWGASAPPKTTSSGYGASYQTFMRAYLLGRTMAGMQSTDVMAAIRYLESRGFRSISIHGEGSGEALALYAGLLNPNIVSVHRAGRIPTFLEIARMPDHNGLLELIVPGVLADFDLSDLEKALGSRYAR